A window from Flavobacterium gyeonganense encodes these proteins:
- a CDS encoding carbohydrate kinase family protein produces the protein MNNGKNLKAVAYGEVLWDVFANEKKIGGAPLNVALRMKTLGCEVAMISCVGNDEDGRAIKEQVKQLGLETDTIVVSEDFPTGLVNVTLNERGSASYEISYPSAWDKIELNDLARNSVANADVLIYGSLVCRDNVSRLALEEMLQKKVYKVFDVNLRKPHYSYEMLDRLMQSADFIKFNDEELLEITAAMASTFTSLEDNMNLIAERSKVTGMCVTRGKHGALLMWEGRIYENGGYPVEVADTVGAGDSFLAALIASLLSGKAPQYSIDFACAVGALVAESPGANPEISFSRIEKMMLKIKI, from the coding sequence ATGAATAACGGAAAAAACCTTAAGGCGGTGGCATACGGAGAGGTACTTTGGGATGTTTTTGCCAATGAAAAAAAGATTGGCGGAGCACCATTGAATGTAGCCTTGCGAATGAAAACGCTGGGTTGCGAAGTAGCTATGATAAGCTGTGTAGGCAATGATGAAGACGGGAGAGCAATAAAAGAGCAAGTGAAACAACTGGGACTTGAAACGGATACAATTGTAGTTTCTGAAGATTTTCCAACTGGTTTGGTCAACGTAACCTTAAACGAGCGCGGATCGGCAAGTTATGAAATCAGTTACCCGTCTGCATGGGATAAAATTGAATTGAATGATTTGGCGAGGAATTCAGTTGCTAATGCCGATGTTTTAATTTATGGCAGTTTAGTTTGCCGAGATAACGTTTCAAGACTGGCACTTGAAGAAATGCTTCAAAAAAAAGTCTACAAGGTTTTTGATGTGAATTTAAGAAAACCACATTATTCGTATGAAATGCTGGATCGCCTCATGCAGTCAGCGGATTTTATAAAGTTTAATGATGAGGAATTATTAGAAATTACTGCAGCTATGGCTTCGACATTTACAAGTCTGGAAGACAATATGAATTTGATAGCTGAAAGAAGCAAAGTAACGGGAATGTGTGTAACAAGAGGTAAACACGGAGCTTTGCTAATGTGGGAAGGCCGAATTTATGAAAATGGGGGATATCCTGTTGAAGTTGCTGACACCGTAGGTGCCGGAGATTCATTTCTGGCGGCTTTGATAGCTTCATTATTAAGTGGAAAAGCCCCTCAGTATTCAATTGATTTTGCTTGTGCAGTTGGTGCATTAGTGGCTGAATCTCCTGGAGCTAATCCTGAAATTTCGTTTTCCAGAATTGAAAAAATGATGTTAAAAATTAAAATTTAA
- a CDS encoding recombinase family protein — MKSAYLYVRVSTDEQKRKGYSLPEQEDRLLKYCKYYDIEVKGIYREDYSAKNFNRPEWNRLFSEIKKKSSGEDKNILFIKWDRFSRNVEYAYEMIGKLRKYKTTAKAIDQPIDFSVPESTVMLAVYLAVPEAENARRAQNTSNGIRRAKLMGRHPSKAPLGFINLTMMDGRKGIAPKEPEAEIIKWAFYQVARNDHKISKIIKIVNDKGLVCSRSHFFRILHNPVYCGLIPVTLDSGNEGVVKALHEPLISESLFNQVQSVINTRRRITAKKDDLQSLFFLRSFLICHVCNRKLCGSVSKGRSKNYPYYHCHNGCRTRINALFLNDCYYNKLRQLMLSKNAVELFKKVLEDQNIKTQKASYLCTQKILERKINEEELTLSRGRKLFIAGILKIDDYNQLRKENQVSTKNLKKEAHDIAVKLKDIDRKNQIEEKALVEIFHRFSEFEASDKRHLVNLIPPTNIDYKTGDLFLGLNQAFLKILSKKRNRKNNRKNEFH; from the coding sequence ATGAAGTCAGCCTATTTATACGTTCGTGTAAGTACGGACGAACAAAAAAGAAAAGGTTACTCCTTGCCGGAACAGGAGGACAGACTATTGAAGTATTGTAAATATTACGATATCGAAGTCAAAGGAATTTATCGCGAAGATTACTCAGCCAAGAATTTCAATAGGCCAGAATGGAACCGATTGTTTTCAGAAATCAAAAAGAAATCCTCAGGAGAAGACAAAAATATATTATTTATCAAATGGGATAGATTTAGTCGTAATGTTGAGTATGCTTACGAAATGATTGGAAAGCTACGGAAATACAAAACAACAGCAAAGGCTATTGATCAGCCAATTGATTTTTCTGTGCCGGAAAGCACAGTAATGCTGGCTGTATATTTGGCTGTCCCGGAAGCAGAAAATGCGAGAAGGGCTCAAAACACTTCAAATGGTATTCGTCGGGCGAAGCTGATGGGCAGACATCCTAGTAAGGCACCATTAGGATTTATCAATTTGACGATGATGGATGGTAGGAAAGGCATTGCTCCTAAAGAGCCAGAAGCCGAAATTATAAAATGGGCTTTTTATCAAGTTGCGAGGAACGATCATAAAATATCCAAAATCATTAAAATAGTCAATGATAAAGGATTAGTATGCTCAAGATCACACTTTTTCAGGATTTTACATAATCCTGTTTATTGCGGGCTTATACCGGTAACACTTGACTCTGGTAATGAGGGAGTGGTAAAAGCATTACACGAGCCATTGATCTCTGAGTCATTGTTTAATCAGGTTCAGTCTGTTATTAATACAAGAAGAAGAATTACTGCCAAGAAAGATGATTTACAATCATTATTTTTTCTTAGAAGTTTTTTAATATGCCATGTTTGTAATCGAAAACTTTGCGGAAGTGTTTCAAAAGGCAGATCAAAAAACTATCCATATTATCATTGTCATAATGGATGTAGAACAAGAATAAATGCATTATTCCTTAATGACTGTTATTATAACAAGCTTCGACAATTAATGCTCTCAAAGAATGCAGTTGAATTATTTAAAAAAGTTTTGGAAGATCAGAATATAAAAACACAGAAAGCAAGTTATTTATGCACCCAAAAGATATTGGAGAGGAAAATAAATGAGGAGGAGCTGACCCTTTCTAGAGGGAGAAAATTATTTATAGCTGGAATATTAAAAATTGATGACTACAACCAATTAAGAAAAGAGAATCAAGTCAGCACTAAAAATCTTAAAAAGGAAGCGCATGATATTGCCGTTAAATTAAAAGATATTGATAGAAAAAATCAAATAGAAGAAAAAGCATTAGTTGAAATCTTTCATAGATTTTCTGAATTTGAGGCTTCAGATAAAAGGCATCTTGTAAATCTTATTCCACCCACTAATATTGATTATAAAACGGGAGATCTATTTTTAGGTTTAAATCAAGCATTTTTAAAAATATTATCAAAAAAGAGAAACCGAAAAAACAATAGAAAAAATGAATTTCATTGA
- a CDS encoding putative phage abortive infection protein codes for MDFENEPEAKYVAAKKILRWGVIVLLLAVLFIGFVPKIITEWSIIGLEVTDANEIGDALGGILGPIVGLIGVGLTFLAFWAQYDANIEQRRQFGILLRDERTQRLKEEERRNEEKEHQDKEFLDRQKQFYDGQERQQHNIMLQDIRSRINLFESRFHTMMTIHRDNVNSIEVNGIRGRKVFIHMLDELKLFYKLFSDINSSNPHETLSDDALYNIAYLTFFFGAGEKSTPMVKDLVVKKHEDFVEKAHKVLKEQIESNKNEKTIIFKTKLGELVWKKHYSLGTGHLRRLGHYFRHLFQIVKFVDEQHYKLIKQEEKYKYVSSLRSQLTAHEQILLFYNAVSVMGQPWLKPLNGNQKENYIERYCMLRSMPLIAVDFYKAPLDVFDIYSFYGKPMFEWAEIKIRIKEI; via the coding sequence ATGGATTTTGAAAATGAACCTGAGGCTAAATATGTAGCCGCAAAAAAAATACTACGCTGGGGTGTCATTGTTTTACTATTGGCAGTCCTCTTTATTGGTTTTGTGCCGAAAATTATAACCGAATGGTCTATAATTGGACTAGAGGTAACTGATGCTAATGAGATTGGAGATGCTCTGGGAGGTATTTTAGGGCCGATTGTTGGGTTGATCGGTGTGGGATTGACTTTTCTGGCTTTCTGGGCGCAATATGACGCAAATATTGAACAGAGAAGGCAGTTTGGAATATTATTACGAGATGAAAGAACGCAAAGATTAAAGGAAGAGGAAAGGAGAAATGAAGAGAAGGAACATCAGGATAAAGAATTTCTAGACAGGCAGAAGCAATTTTATGATGGACAGGAACGCCAGCAGCATAACATTATGTTGCAAGATATTCGAAGCCGCATCAATCTTTTTGAATCGCGTTTTCATACAATGATGACAATTCACAGGGATAATGTAAACAGTATCGAGGTGAATGGAATAAGAGGAAGGAAAGTATTTATCCATATGCTTGATGAACTGAAACTTTTTTATAAACTTTTTTCAGATATAAATTCATCGAATCCACATGAAACTTTAAGTGATGATGCGCTTTACAATATTGCGTATCTTACCTTTTTCTTTGGTGCGGGAGAAAAATCTACCCCAATGGTAAAAGATCTGGTAGTTAAAAAACATGAGGATTTTGTAGAGAAGGCTCACAAAGTGCTTAAAGAACAGATTGAGTCCAATAAAAACGAAAAAACAATAATTTTTAAGACAAAGTTAGGGGAGCTTGTCTGGAAGAAACACTACAGCTTGGGAACGGGGCATTTAAGAAGGCTGGGGCATTATTTTAGGCATCTTTTTCAAATTGTGAAGTTTGTTGATGAACAGCATTATAAGCTCATAAAACAAGAGGAAAAGTACAAGTATGTTTCAAGTTTACGTTCGCAGCTTACGGCCCATGAGCAGATTCTTTTATTTTATAATGCAGTTTCTGTTATGGGCCAGCCTTGGCTGAAGCCTCTCAATGGCAATCAAAAAGAAAACTATATAGAAAGATACTGCATGCTAAGGAGTATGCCTCTAATTGCTGTAGATTTTTATAAAGCCCCCCTAGATGTATTTGATATATATAGTTTTTATGGAAAACCAATGTTCGAATGGGCTGAGATTAAAATCCGAATAAAAGAAATTTAG
- a CDS encoding ComEC/Rec2 family competence protein codes for MGNVKMRVWDVKHGNAIYVKTPNNKNLVYDLGRGDYSEKSDDRSPLETLYDHYNIRTIDYLMITHPHRDHIDDILNLDKFVVSSLHRPRFLDKASVMQSISERDRLKFEKYFEFDERYNADASDSTTISNSENYGGLRIKVFQTSNLNNNLNNRSLFSVLIYKGIKVIIPGDNEYESLDLLMKRDDFRDAVKNAHVLIAPHHGRESAYHTDFVKLVNPLLTIISDGSLCDTSANSKYSAMSQGYNVYKNGEFINRKLLTTNSDGEVYIDFGESGGKLYLNIKIK; via the coding sequence ATGGGGAACGTTAAAATGCGAGTATGGGATGTTAAGCATGGAAATGCCATCTATGTAAAAACGCCAAATAATAAAAATTTAGTATATGATTTAGGACGTGGTGATTACTCAGAAAAGAGTGATGATAGAAGTCCTTTAGAGACTTTATATGATCATTATAATATTAGAACAATTGATTATTTAATGATTACGCATCCACATCGCGATCATATTGATGATATTCTTAATTTAGATAAATTCGTAGTTTCTTCACTTCATAGACCTAGATTTTTAGATAAAGCTTCTGTAATGCAGAGTATTAGTGAAAGGGATCGGCTGAAATTTGAAAAATACTTCGAATTTGATGAAAGGTACAATGCAGATGCAAGTGATTCGACAACTATTTCAAATTCTGAAAATTACGGAGGATTACGTATAAAGGTATTTCAAACGTCGAATTTGAATAATAATTTAAATAACAGGAGTTTATTTTCGGTTTTAATTTATAAGGGAATAAAGGTGATAATTCCAGGAGATAATGAGTATGAATCCTTAGATCTTTTAATGAAAAGAGATGATTTTAGGGATGCAGTTAAAAATGCACATGTTTTAATAGCTCCGCATCATGGTAGGGAATCAGCATATCATACTGATTTTGTTAAGTTAGTAAATCCACTTCTGACAATAATTTCTGATGGATCTTTATGCGATACAAGTGCTAATTCAAAATATTCAGCGATGTCACAAGGATACAATGTATATAAAAATGGAGAATTTATAAACCGAAAATTATTGACGACTAATTCAGATGGTGAAGTTTACATTGATTTTGGAGAATCTGGAGGTAAGCTATATCTTAATATAAAGATAAAGTAA
- a CDS encoding patatin-like phospholipase family protein, producing the protein MIRTQTKNLRIGLSLSGGGYRAAIYHLGTFRKLREMGILENVDVISTISGGSITGACYGLKGDNFEDFEKCLRGIVQKSIIRGILYSFRFISIFIFLLSIVIFSIYLLFTRFAWVSTPLLVIVIWSLLIYQFKIFPVSSIINRLYSKWFFDGKTLKDFNPMPRIAINATNLETGRPFTFSKNKMSDSTYEHPEKGRKSIKFKPDGFPISLAVASSTCVPFAFTPIFIDKKYFEDEKDFETIKPCLVDGGVYDNQGVHKLTQKNSSYECDVVIVSDAGNIMPKINSFNNVIQLLMRTSEIFMNRIKNYQMIQHVYENYRFNKKSIAYQSLGWDFEGCLDGFMDNLKKGAILEEVIVAHEISNQDMMNGRWDIIEDKLMRKINYSGIKMKMPTVEELKTARGVSTNLKALKTSQINALVKQAECLTELQVKLYCPILLS; encoded by the coding sequence ATGATTAGAACTCAAACTAAAAATCTTAGAATAGGATTGTCATTGTCCGGTGGGGGATATAGAGCCGCTATTTATCATCTCGGAACTTTTAGAAAACTACGGGAAATGGGCATTCTGGAAAACGTGGACGTGATTTCAACAATTTCAGGAGGTTCAATTACCGGTGCATGCTATGGACTGAAAGGAGATAATTTTGAAGACTTTGAAAAATGTTTAAGAGGGATCGTGCAGAAAAGCATAATTAGAGGGATTTTATATTCCTTTAGATTTATCTCCATATTTATTTTTTTATTATCCATAGTAATTTTTTCTATCTATTTGTTATTCACTAGATTTGCATGGGTTTCAACTCCGCTGCTGGTAATTGTAATATGGAGCTTACTGATATATCAATTTAAAATATTTCCAGTGAGCAGTATTATAAATAGGCTGTATTCCAAATGGTTTTTCGATGGCAAGACTTTAAAGGATTTTAATCCAATGCCTCGAATTGCAATAAATGCAACCAATCTAGAAACTGGGAGGCCTTTCACTTTTTCTAAAAACAAGATGAGTGATTCTACTTATGAGCATCCAGAAAAAGGCAGGAAATCCATAAAATTTAAACCTGATGGATTTCCAATTTCTTTAGCAGTCGCTTCGTCAACGTGTGTACCGTTTGCTTTTACGCCAATATTTATAGATAAAAAATATTTTGAAGATGAAAAAGATTTTGAAACGATAAAGCCTTGCTTAGTTGATGGTGGCGTTTATGATAATCAAGGTGTACATAAATTAACTCAAAAAAACAGTTCGTATGAGTGTGATGTTGTTATTGTAAGTGACGCTGGAAACATCATGCCTAAAATAAATTCTTTTAATAATGTCATACAACTTTTGATGAGAACCAGTGAAATATTCATGAATAGGATCAAAAACTATCAAATGATACAGCATGTTTATGAAAATTACAGGTTTAATAAAAAGTCAATTGCGTATCAATCTTTAGGATGGGATTTCGAGGGCTGTTTAGATGGCTTCATGGATAATTTAAAAAAGGGGGCAATCTTGGAGGAAGTTATAGTTGCTCATGAAATTTCAAACCAAGATATGATGAATGGACGTTGGGATATTATAGAAGACAAGCTTATGAGAAAAATAAATTACTCAGGAATTAAGATGAAAATGCCTACTGTTGAAGAGTTGAAAACTGCAAGAGGAGTGTCTACAAACTTAAAAGCCTTAAAAACCAGTCAGATAAATGCGTTAGTAAAACAAGCCGAATGTTTGACAGAGCTTCAGGTAAAGTTGTATTGTCCAATCCTTTTAAGTTAA
- a CDS encoding ThiF family adenylyltransferase, whose amino-acid sequence MLYSDNLELYNGELRPQVAEAVDEIKEYFKNPSLQVYSWDERNIVIATSYNVSLPSRGSIDDIILSVEPILIKISLNRYPDAAPLIMSDRVSFPKARQPHLYYSAEGKPATLCLVRGSLDEWFTTKTIQDFLVTGYQWFFKAATGTLLTDNKEFDPVRLETSLGKHIFKYENFRDIVSEDKRFLPKFPMAVILSSLYQGEYKKERAFKSISDIPFINLDNVKKTISKIRKEKTVEKDFLPFYTVLVWDSDQREQRTYFTNLPTNYRELREYLLLSGINIAEILVSLKAGNVPIKVILSVTHAIKRPCKVIGYDGQYEFFTYTVLLEDNFTGVISDEEEVYVSSHAQPFTAELAWVLSNEKREIKTLFIGAGSLGSKIIMHDARSGKNAIGVADHDSFQQHNISRHTLFSNHIGKNKAEAIIEEIKAFYELDTTKNLVFYDKPISFVENEEIKKYNLIVDSTASQGVMQNLIQRENFINTRYSKCEIADNGEIGLLYLEGNNHNPRMDDLIYLACYLAVSNSDLEQWRIADADREQDILDLGLGCNSITNVMSDDLISFHASAFSQVLSICSSNNFDNNGFIYLNVFRRAKQELPRISNEKFNVKPFEIYSSKNDSAWTLRFLSGLGKRLLEQCHLHAPTETGGILIGVANYKTKTIHIYDIINEPVDSTSSPVAFNRGIEGLPDQIDHIKYQTGQVIGYIGEWHTHPMNLEVLSRQDMQTIEKLQAINKQTPIPTCAVIVTKDKIIPFVYD is encoded by the coding sequence ATGCTTTATAGCGATAATCTAGAATTGTACAATGGCGAGCTGCGTCCGCAGGTTGCTGAGGCCGTCGATGAAATCAAGGAATACTTTAAGAATCCAAGTTTACAGGTGTATTCATGGGACGAACGAAATATTGTAATTGCAACCAGTTACAATGTTTCATTGCCTTCAAGAGGTTCGATAGATGATATTATATTATCTGTCGAACCAATTTTAATAAAAATATCTTTAAATAGATACCCAGATGCTGCGCCCTTAATAATGTCGGATAGGGTATCTTTTCCTAAAGCAAGGCAACCCCATCTTTATTATTCAGCCGAGGGAAAGCCAGCGACTTTGTGCCTAGTTAGAGGAAGTTTGGATGAATGGTTTACAACAAAAACAATACAAGATTTTCTTGTAACTGGTTATCAATGGTTCTTTAAGGCTGCAACAGGAACATTGTTGACAGATAATAAGGAATTTGATCCCGTGCGGCTGGAAACTAGTCTTGGGAAGCACATATTTAAATATGAGAATTTTAGGGATATTGTAAGTGAAGACAAGAGATTTCTACCTAAATTTCCAATGGCTGTCATTCTAAGTTCTTTGTATCAGGGGGAATATAAAAAGGAAAGGGCTTTTAAATCAATATCGGACATTCCGTTTATAAATTTAGATAACGTAAAAAAAACGATATCTAAAATTCGAAAAGAGAAAACAGTAGAAAAGGATTTTCTTCCATTTTATACTGTTTTGGTCTGGGATTCTGATCAAAGAGAACAAAGAACCTATTTCACAAATCTTCCAACTAATTACAGAGAATTACGAGAATATTTACTACTTAGTGGGATAAATATTGCTGAAATATTGGTTTCTTTGAAGGCTGGTAACGTGCCGATAAAAGTAATTTTGTCTGTAACTCATGCAATTAAAAGACCCTGTAAAGTTATTGGATATGATGGACAATATGAATTTTTTACATATACAGTTCTTTTAGAAGATAATTTTACAGGCGTAATTAGCGATGAAGAAGAAGTTTATGTCTCCTCGCATGCCCAGCCATTTACTGCAGAACTTGCATGGGTTTTGAGCAATGAAAAAAGAGAAATAAAAACTTTATTTATTGGAGCTGGTTCACTTGGATCAAAAATAATTATGCATGATGCTCGTTCAGGAAAAAATGCTATTGGCGTTGCAGACCATGACAGTTTTCAACAGCATAATATCAGCAGGCACACATTATTTTCCAATCACATTGGCAAAAATAAAGCTGAAGCAATTATTGAAGAAATAAAAGCATTTTATGAACTTGATACTACTAAGAATCTTGTTTTTTACGATAAACCTATTTCTTTTGTTGAAAACGAAGAGATTAAAAAATATAACCTAATTGTTGATTCAACGGCAAGCCAAGGTGTAATGCAGAATCTGATTCAAAGGGAAAACTTTATTAATACAAGATATTCAAAATGTGAAATTGCAGATAATGGAGAGATTGGCTTATTGTATCTTGAAGGGAATAATCATAATCCAAGAATGGATGATCTTATCTATTTAGCCTGTTACCTTGCTGTTTCAAATTCCGATTTGGAACAATGGAGAATAGCTGATGCAGATCGGGAGCAAGACATATTAGATTTGGGGTTAGGTTGCAACTCTATAACAAATGTTATGTCTGATGATTTGATAAGTTTCCATGCTAGTGCATTTTCCCAGGTTCTATCTATATGCTCGTCAAATAATTTTGATAATAACGGATTTATATATTTGAATGTTTTCAGAAGAGCTAAACAAGAGCTTCCGCGGATTTCAAATGAAAAATTTAATGTAAAGCCGTTTGAAATTTATAGCAGTAAAAATGATAGCGCCTGGACGTTAAGATTTTTATCAGGATTGGGCAAAAGATTACTTGAGCAGTGCCATCTACATGCGCCTACTGAGACAGGAGGCATATTGATTGGTGTAGCAAATTACAAGACTAAGACTATTCACATTTACGATATAATTAATGAGCCAGTAGACAGTACAAGTTCTCCTGTTGCTTTTAACCGAGGGATTGAAGGTCTTCCAGATCAGATTGATCATATAAAATACCAGACGGGGCAGGTTATTGGATATATCGGTGAATGGCATACTCATCCTATGAACTTGGAGGTGTTAAGTAGGCAGGATATGCAAACGATTGAAAAGCTTCAGGCAATTAACAAACAAACACCTATTCCGACTTGTGCTGTGATTGTGACGAAAGATAAAATAATACCATTTGTATATGATTAG
- a CDS encoding PTS sugar transporter subunit IIBC has protein sequence MNFIEKNVSVEKAVIILSKNGIQVDEKEAKIILELLYLVSKNYDKPKEKKSYILNGISNHRSASIKSLIASL, from the coding sequence ATGAATTTCATTGAGAAGAATGTTTCAGTAGAGAAAGCCGTTATTATTCTTTCCAAAAACGGCATTCAGGTAGATGAGAAGGAAGCTAAAATTATTTTGGAATTACTGTATTTAGTATCAAAAAATTACGATAAACCAAAAGAGAAAAAATCCTATATCCTTAACGGGATTTCGAACCATCGTTCAGCTTCGATTAAATCTCTGATAGCGTCACTTTAA